A single window of Crassostrea angulata isolate pt1a10 chromosome 8, ASM2561291v2, whole genome shotgun sequence DNA harbors:
- the LOC128160796 gene encoding uncharacterized protein LOC128160796, translated as MFYINQLTHKTGNIIAGSNREYSMMLSNISCRCVITIIFTWATRINRAACNVTEYCGYNTYKVGNVCRDCPVGYFGFHCSNKCPPPSYGVYCSQVCECSLCDHAFGCTLNTESQETGSTTAVKHKSSPKLHIVKDITNQKTQGIF; from the exons atgttctatATAAATCAGCTGACACATAAAACTGGAAATATCATTGCTGGAAGTAACAGAGAATATTCAATGATGCTTAGTAATATTTCTTGTAGATGCGTCATTACCATAATCTTTACATGGGCTACTCGTATTAACAG AGCTGCTTGTAATGTTACCGAATACTGTGGATACAATACATATAAAGTTGGAAACGTGTGTAGAG ATTGCCCTGTAGGATATTTTGGATTTCACTGCTCTAATAAGTGTCCCCCACCTTCATACGGAGTTTACTGTAGTCAAGTGTGTGAATGTTCGCTATGTGATCATGCGTTTGGTTGCACTTTAAACACCGAATCTCAAG AAACGGGATCAACCACTGCTGTAAAACATAAAAGTTCGCCTAAATTACATATTGTTAAGGACATAACAAACCAAAAAACGCAAGgtatattttga